Within the Vanacampus margaritifer isolate UIUO_Vmar chromosome 8, RoL_Vmar_1.0, whole genome shotgun sequence genome, the region tcgtttttattatttttttgcactgctTGTGTAGGGAGGTAAACAATGTATTTAGTTTTGTGGTTGCAAGCCACATTTGAACATCAAATCAAGAGATGTGCGAACTATTTTGGTTACCTAATTTGTGTAAGAGTAGAAAATACAAGTAATTAGCTTTTGCTTGATGTGTTTTCAGTGCTCTGTCCACATGAGAATTGACTTTTTACTCTTCCTTTCTCTTCCAGGAAGGATCATGTTGAAAGGCGATAACATTACCCTGCTGCAGAGTGTATCAAAGTGACATCAGCAAATCCCAGCCATTCGTGACTaatgtcaaatgtttgtttcCTTTGTCCCAGACCTACATTGTGATATGTTTATGAAAAGTGTCCATTTCTACAacatatgttcattttgaaaataaagtagtttttttgtcaatatttatATGCTTTACTCCCACGTTTGCATGAGAATTTGTGTCATTGTGTTGCActgacatctagtggcagaCTATCGTAATGCTTGTTTATGTAGGTCAACTCTCCAAATACATGTTACATTCGGTCCAAACAACTTTATGAATTGCGTTGaggtttttaaaatataaggAGTGGGAACTGTcgttttaattatattaatgtCTTATTTAGACTTAAGTTGTATTTATATGGGcccttttttattgtactaccACGGGGATTtagatttcattatttttatttatatgtagGTGTTCCAGCCGTTAACAATTGTAAttatctgcccccccccccccccaatataaATAGAAATCATATAATGTACAAGTATAACATGCagacctagaaaaaaatgaatacggTTTGGCGTTTACTTTCGCACTAGTGTAGCGTAGCGTAGTGCAGTGCGTGTCCCTGTTCGGTTGCCTGGGAAGCCCCTAGTACGGAGTGGAGCTGCCAACGCCCGACGTAAAGACGCAATTGGATGATACGGTAAGGAAAAAGCCACAAATGTGAACTTGTTGGATTCTTAGTTTAAATAAAGTAGATACTATCGGTCGAACTGGTGTGATTTGCGTGAAATTGTGAGTTTGTGTGCCATATCGCTCGCATCCCTTTTGAGATTAGCCCAGTGGCTTTGCTAGCAAGCTAATTTGTGGGATTGATTGAAGACATCCGTTTagccatgaaataattaaaactgcAATATAACGACTGTACACGATTTAATGTGACTGACATAAGCTAGAGTGGAAATCGAATACCTAGTGTCAATTGGGCTTGTTTTATACATATGGTCGACTAAAAACCGGCCATTGGGTAACAGTCCGTGAAGCCGCTTATCAACCTGCTTTAGGACATCGTTATTGTCAAACATTTGGAAGGTTTCAGAGGAAAGACCGCAGAAAAATAACTTCTAAAAGGATAGTAATTCGTCCGATGCTTCGCCGTACATGTATATCAGCCGACAGGAAAGTGGGGTGGGTGTGGGCCGGGGGCTCGAGTTGAGGCCAGCAATAACCGTAATACCCAAGCTTGTGCGGCTAGCTGCTAAGCTAACGGCAGCCGCTTGCGCTTGTTATGATCCTGCTAGTTAAACCGTTTTAGTCGCAGTGATGGTTTAACTTGTGGACATACATTCCTTAGAGTACAGCGCTTCTGTTCTTTTTGTTTACGATAAAGAAACATTCTGCATGCTAGGCTATTAAGTAGCCACTACAATATAATAAGGCCTTGGAGCCATTTGTCGCAATTTTGTTGAAGCAATTTAAACACTCGATGAGAAGTAAGAAAGCTGTTAAGCACATTTTACTGACACGATtgcaattatgattttaatcatCAAGTGTCATGGAGTGTTTATACCTAAATCGGATGCCACGATGATGATTATGCCTTTTAGCCAGTTTTTGTACCAGGGGTCGTTAGGCCTATGTACACTATTGCCTCCAAATTCCAATATTACAGTTCCCTAATTAATATTCATCTTTATTTTTGCTCTTCTAGGTGTTGGATGATTAGTGAAGAATGCAGACCATCAAGTGTGTTGTAGTTGGCGATGGTGCTGTGGGTAAAACCTGCCTGCTCATCTCATACACCACAAACAAATTTCCCTCTGAATATGTACCTACAGTAAGTATTTGGAAAATTATTTGAATATGGAAAGCCCTTGATTGTATTTGCGCCTAAATTGTTTCGGTATATTTTTAACCCGTCAGACTCCTGACGATTTGCTTGACAGTTTATTTTCCAAGGTTTTGCTCAAAAACCTCGGTTGAGCGTAAACCTGATTGCTGCTGCATGGAAATGcctgtttattaatttatcttttatttttatattttttgggcaGGTCGTAGTTTAACTTTGTTTTCCTCATCTAACGATTTTCGGTCAAGAATTTTAACGGTCCATCTCTAGTTATATCATACGCATGCATATCATTTCGGATGTGGGAAATAAATGgttgatgtttttctttgttttgcagGTGTTTGATAATTATGCTGTAACTGTAATGATTGGAGGCGAGCCCTACACACTGGGCTTATTTGATACTGCAGGTATGTATTTGGtctatttttttagttattattatcaaGGATGCACATTTGACGGCTGGTTCATCCGGTATAAACATCATTGTAATGTTCTTTTTCCAGGTCAGGAAGATTATGACCGGTTACGACCTCTGAGTTATCCCCAGACAGATGtcttccttgtgtgtttttctgttgTGTCTCCCTCATCATTCGAAAACGTAAAAGAAAAGGTAAGTTCCCGTCTCCTTTTGGCTATATTCATCACCTTTTTATTGTGTGAATTTATATTAttggtgaaaacaaaacaaagtcagGGCCTCACACCTGCACATCTAGCACGAGTCCCTTAAACACACCACTCACTATGACAGAATGACTGCAACCCCTGGTGTTTTTATCGGAAAATAGCGCATTAAAGCTCCACGTTTAATGCACCGCATTTAATTTATTGAACAACAAACATGGCATGATTGTCAAGGAAGCCgatgtatttatattattgtcCAGTGAGAGGAAATTTGTGAGAAATAAAAGCAGAGTATGTGGATATCAGCAGAGAGAGCCATCAGAATTGTTTGCTAGACAATTGTCTTTGTGTGTCCAGTGGGTTCCAGAGATCACCCACCATTGTCCAAAGACCCCCTTCCTGCTAGTCGGCACTCAGATTGACTTACGAGATGACCCCTCAACTATAGAGAAGCTGGCAAAGAACAAGCAAAAACCTATTACCCCAGAGACGGCAGAGAAGCTGGCAAGAGACCTCAAGGCTGTGAAATATGTGGAGTGCTCAGCCCTCACACAGGTAACGTATACCTGATACCTACACAATCCACAATTTTAAAAGCAAGAGCTAAGaaaatggaggggggggggagtgcaTGTCTAAATTCTAGCCCAGCCTTTGCACAAAATGCTTGATAAGCTTTGTCttgcgttgttttttttctccctctcactgttttgatttttattcattttttatctactgtatgtaaaaaatatcAGTCATTGAATCAGTAATGATCACTTGAGGTTTTGCCACATAGTATTGAAAGAAAAATCTCAAgttaatattattgtttttttttcatcccaaCATACAACAGAATGAAGtgtgcttttaactcattcactcgcagccattttcactaaagcaacccccttcgctcccggctgttttactggattttgactgattttgcaaggcccacagaatattatataattaatatacaaacatgcaacctaccaaaagaaagataagagtctcttctttcatcaggaaaaaaaaaaaatttgtatctgtttccgttttgcagcaattagcattagaatatagctaagtttcatcattattcacaaatcagtttaaaacactggggaaaagagcctttttgcaacatgaccccggttgatctcttatactctgctgccacctgctggccgtttttgtactaactaccattgcttcaagcattctcttcagttcagaggctgcatcaaaaccttctgtatgctctagcataaaacatatgaatacgtctttgggagcatggcaatatttaaaataggacatatttatacatttttgggagcaaatgacttaACATCATGAGCTTATAGTTAGAAAGCTATATTGAactacttgtgtttttttttgttgttgtcttgttttgttttttaaatacaagatGTGACCACAGAGCCACCAAAGATGACAGTAGCTGATATTTAGGCTTTCGTGTTTGCATATATCATGTCCAGAGGGGTAACAAAACTTGCTATGAAATGgaaaagcagcaaaataaatCAGAACACACATTAATCGTCTTTTTGGGAGAGCGACATCTTTGAAGGAAATGCCACACATTCAAAGCTAATACTTGGAAAGGTCTTCGGATCGTATCGATTTGGTGGCGTAGTTTAAAAAGGAAGGGAGTCGTGGTATTGTGATTCCGAACGACCTCAAGAACAATAGTGTGGATTTGAGCTGTATTTGAGCCCCTGCCTCACTCTTGtgctccttccttccctccccGCATAGTTTGCTGATGTCATTTCCTTTTTCCTGCACACAGTCGCTGTCCTCACTTTTGGTTGTCTTCGTAGTTGAGTTCAGctttcactttttctttgtACCCTCACTCGGACCCGGCTTGCTCATATCCCCTCAAATTCCTTCTTTTTCCACGCTCTGCTGCGTTCTTCCGGTCCTCTCCTTTCACGTTTCTTTGCTAACTGAGATCTTGTTGTCTTCCCTCTCTTGTCACTGTAGCGAGGGCTGAAGAATGTATTTGATGAAGCTATCCTAGCTGCCCTCGAACCTCCTGAGATGCAGAGACAGAGAAAATGCTGCatattttaacttttaatttaacTTCTAATTTTAACGAATGTGCAACTGCTACAACTTTTGTCcactgctaatgctaacgttttttttaaaaaatcttgtcACTTTTCACAATCTTTGAAAACATACATCCTAGTTCATGAATCTAAACCAATCACAAATCATTTATTATCCAGTTTAAAGCCTGTAttgactagggatgtaacgatatccaaacgtgaccatatgataattatcacgatatcaACCTCatgatacaataattatcacgataaTGTGTATCACAATCtatatgtagttcacaatgctgtgtttggcTGAAGCAGACAAAAAGTActggcttatttatttatttattttttttacagagattcagaaaaatattttctggtatgactgatttatgttTGAACATAGCCTAGTCCATGTGAGCAATAATCTTTGGActgtttaatgtgtttttttgtgtgtgtgagcgtggtTTCTGTAGGACAAAAAGTAAgcacaaatgaaataaacacaAGCATGTGtacaatgctaattagctgaggTCATAGTTATGTATATGGTTCAAACAGTACAGGTAGCATTAACTTCAACAtacataaatgtgtatatatatttaaaaaaaaaaaaaaaaacatttattaaaattttttaattggaaaaaaaaacatacataaatgaCCGACAAACAATCACTagtaacacttaatattgaggcccttaattgctaatgcacgcacgcTTGAGTATATCAAGTCTATTTGTGGAGGAACATTcctaattcaaattaaactgcactaataaactaaccaccataGGTTGCCGAGACTGTTTGtagcaattttaatatcagcgtattgctgttatcgttacatccctcgTACTGGCAACGCTTCGCTGCTCATCTTCATGATTTCTCTCTTTGAATTGTTTACAATACGAGACTTTTTGTCTGACGCTTGTGTATGCTTGTTACATGAATTGTAGCAGTGGGACTAGTGAAAACCCGTTCACAACTCTTCATTGGACTGTTTGTTGTCCCGCAATATATCTAAGCAAGAATTTTATCGGACACATAACGACCATAACAttgttcattaactctttgactgccaaaaacgttaaataacgtttagtaaaatcctatggaggagtgccaaagacgttaaaagacgttttttttcaaaacagaggtgaaactaaccattttctattgttgattactgaaaaacggaataaggtagaaacaaactattttttctgatgaaagatgagagtccaatctttcatttggtagtatgtgtgtttccatagtccaaacacaacattttctgtggaccttgaaagatcagtcaaaaatgcttaaatcggctggcacccacggcatcccttttctgaaaacgtctggcagtcaaagagttaacaaggtCCGAGGTCAATATTAAAGCAAAAGCATATCCAAGAATTTGGGATGCATATTTTCCTGCAGTAGTTGACATAATGCCGTTCCATGTGGCACAGTTTGTACTTTAATTTAAGCACTTGAAAAGAtataagaaaacatttttttaaaagtgcaatCAGAGAGAGTGCGTTGCTATCTTGACCGCAACGGtacattttcattatataaTATTCTTCAAAGTAGAGAAGTTCTAGTCATGATGGGAAAATAAAGCTTCTTGAAGCacttatagtatatatatttttttatttctctagATGGCGCTCTTGTTTTAAAGATAAGGCAAGTGCCATGGAAATGGATTAAATTTccattgcatctttaaaccaggAAGGCCATCtcgagatataaaaaaatatcaagtgcttcatgacgcttcatttgtccatcactcgATTCTATGCATTGTTGTGCTTGAAATGGTCTATTATGatgacttttgtgtttgttcGGCTGCAGGACACATTTTGTCCAATTTCTTGCGAATGTCAGGGAAAACGTTTGCCCGGCAATTTTCAACTGTAACGACTTttaacaccttttctggggcaGACTTGATTGcgtaaataccaaaaaaaaagaatttgagTTGTGCTCATTgttgagaactttttttttttctttttcacttgaTTTAAACTCACGTAACAGGGGCAAAACATATCATTTGTAGAATTTAAAGGTTAGCCACATTCTCCAGCTCCTTCTGGTGACAGCAAAGTAGTTTGGCTGGGGTGTTTTGAGCAAGCTAAACGCACCGAAGCAGAGGCACGGAACGCCAAACGGGAACTTGTCACAATCTGTCGCCACGCGATGACATTCGCGTTGAGCTCATGATATGTTTTGCAACAGCAAAGAATGAAGAACTCTGAATTATGCAGCAAATATTCTGACATGTTGCTTACGGCCCTTCGCTCTGCACGAGCTTGCGACACACCAGCGGCAAGagacttaattaattaattaattaattaatttccactctttgttttatgtcacTCTTTGCAAATTAATACAAGTACGAATTAGAGGTGTCAAATTTGATTGACAACTGATCGGTTATCAAATTGATtgtcaactattttaataattggcATGTTACGAACCAAAACAGTAACTGAATCAATCGATTTATGGGGGGAAATTATAGTTGTAGTATAGTAAACAATAATCAATGGTTATTAACCagtaatttcaaaaaaaatattttgcaatacATGTTaatgcaaagtattttttttaaatccaattaatcaatgagataattaaaaaaataactgaagtTTAATTTACATGTgtgattgaactttttttttttttttttttacaccaaacaATGTGATATTATGGTATTCTGGAACCAGAAAAATATGCTTTAATCAAATACAGACAATATTGATATGTAAGATCCTAAAAAAATTTCCATTGATTTTTGTACAATTTCTTAagtcccagaaaaaaaagtatactgtaAAGAAAATGACTGGGCAAGACAATATGTCCATGGTGAATGTACATAAACTTTTGAACAGAAACATATGAAACCATTCTGCAACCCTTTGCAATGCTTGATATTGTAACTTAAAGAAAACACTATAAAAGttgtgtggggggaaaaaaatgtgtaataaagCACAAATGGGCTACTCTTTCGCTGCTCCCTTCTTTTTCTGCTGTTCAtctgaaacatttaaataacatcTTATCGAGTATCTGTTTATGGTGCAAATGCCCAAAATTGAACTTGCCATACACGGATAACATAAAATGAACATGGCGGAACGTTTGCGATCACGTTTCTTGGTTTCAACTTTGACTTGGCCTCTCCGTGCTCCACAAAGTTTTACATTTATCAAGCGTAAACTTAGATTTGTTGACCCAACATCACTATTTGTTCCCACTGTTCATTTTGTCACCTTTTATGCAGTCATTTTATTCTCTCGTCTGGGATTTGAAAATGCAAAGACGTTTGGCCCCACTTGATTTGCCTTTGTTTGCCCGCTGCACGTTTGcacccgccccccaccccccttatTTAGcctgtgtatttgtttttgttcacagAAAGGCCTAAAGAATGTGTTTGATGAGGCGATATTGGCCGCACTGGAGCCCCCCGAGCCCAAGAAGAAGCGCAAATGTGTGCTGCTATGAAAAGCGCGTCCTTTTCGCAGCGCACGCATCCAACACACACTCTTTGCATACAtaccaacaccccccccccccaccacacccACCCAACCACATTTCCATGACTCTGCTAAAGGCTGATAGACAGCGCTGACCTCCAAAGGCACGACGAGAACGATCAACCACGTTTAACTGCCTCCGCAATAAGAAGCTTCGCCCGCAAGTCCGATTTGGGGGTAGAAGATCATCAGCCGAACCAGCAGGTTACGCAGGCTTTGCACAGACTGCCATCGCCACTGACGGGGATTCAGATACCAAGCTTATGTACATGTAGAATTAACGTTGTTGAGCTTTTAAGTAGATTTCTCCAAATGCGATCAGTTGTTGTGGCCCGATCTACCAACGGTTTCAAGCCCCCAACCATGTTTGTTAGTTAGCCTTCAGCCATTGTGGAGTCCCGCCCCAGCCCTTCCTCATTGTCTGGGCACCACCGGAGGAAACGCTTCCATCAGCATTTCCTGGtgctcatgtttttgttttgccaacaCCCCAAGCGCATCATACTTTGACCATGGTATTTA harbors:
- the LOC144056654 gene encoding cell division control protein 42 homolog isoform X1; translated protein: MQTIKCVVVGDGAVGKTCLLISYTTNKFPSEYVPTVFDNYAVTVMIGGEPYTLGLFDTAGQEDYDRLRPLSYPQTDVFLVCFSVVSPSSFENVKEKWVPEITHHCPKTPFLLVGTQIDLRDDPSTIEKLAKNKQKPITPETAEKLARDLKAVKYVECSALTQKGLKNVFDEAILAALEPPEPKKKRKCVLL
- the LOC144056654 gene encoding cell division control protein 42 homolog isoform X2, producing MQTIKCVVVGDGAVGKTCLLISYTTNKFPSEYVPTVFDNYAVTVMIGGEPYTLGLFDTAGQEDYDRLRPLSYPQTDVFLVCFSVVSPSSFENVKEKWVPEITHHCPKTPFLLVGTQIDLRDDPSTIEKLAKNKQKPITPETAEKLARDLKAVKYVECSALTQRGLKNVFDEAILAALEPPEMQRQRKCCIF